A stretch of the Ostrea edulis chromosome 9, xbOstEdul1.1, whole genome shotgun sequence genome encodes the following:
- the LOC125659641 gene encoding LRP2-binding protein-like — MELSGDIPKEKVPFTKEKSILNDIAQETRETPGYGSLTEEELMEKVENILLERIKNGERRAYFQLGLFYYEQNLFDKARIYFERSRDFDFQSVFLLACMLFDGQGGKSDERLAVDYLKKIANSDAKQAKHLKFAALFNIGRAYFQGFGVKQSDDEALRYWLLAADDGNPSASIVAQTTLGMFYSRQSDSLDLKKAFFWHSEACGNGSLESQGALGVMYEYGIGVKQDADSAYVCLKEASDRGNVYAMGNLVANYYRRKLYTKAADLATRVSQFSDVSRLAEEIGCLPSYIAKGISMGCFYYARCLHEGHGVRKNEDEAKMFYSKSYQYDPDVCARLQNITQHGVI; from the exons ATGGAGTTGTCTGGGGATATTCCAAAAGAGAAGGTTCCTTTTACAAAGGAGAAGAGTATCCTAAATGACATCGCCCAGGAGACGCGGGAAACGCCGGGCTACGGCTCACTGACGGAGGAGGAACTGATGGAAAAGGTGGAGAATATCCTGTTAGAAAGGATTAAAAATGGCGAAAGACGGGCGTACTTCCAGCTGGGGCTGTTTTACTATGAACAG aatctGTTTGACAAAGCTAGGATATACTTTGAGCGTTCGCGAGACTTTGACTTTCAGTCAGTGTTCCTGCTGGCGTGTATGTTGTTTGATGGCCAGGGAGGCAAGTCAGATGAG AGACTTGCTGTGGACTATCTGAAGAAAATAGCAAACTCAGATGCCAAGCAGGCCAAGCACCTCAAGTTTGCAGCCTTGTTCAACATCGGGCGAGCTTATTTCCAGGGATTTGGTGTGAAGCAGTCTGACGATGAAGCACTGAG GTACTGGTTACTGGCAGCTGATGATGGAAATCCCTCCGCCAGCATTGTCGCTCAGACAACTCTTGGCATGTTTTACTCTCGACAAAGTGACAGTCTAGATCTTAAAAAAGCTTTCTTCTGGCACAGTGAGGCTTGTGGGAATGGAAGTTTGGAATCTCAAG GTGCTCTGGGTGTAATGTACGAGTATGGTATAGGTGTGAAACAGGATGCAGACAGCGCCTATGTCTGTCTAAAGGAAGCCTCGGATCGCGGAAACGTGTACGCCATGGGAAATCTTGTAGCCAATTACTACAGGAGGAAACTTTATACAAAAGCTGCAGATCTAGCGACCAG AGTATCCCAGTTTTCTGATGTCTCACGATTAGCAGAGGAGATTGGATGCCTCCCAAGCTACATAGCTAAGGGGATCTCCATGGGGTGCTTCTACTATGCTAGGTGTCTCCACGAGGGGCATGGAGTCAGAAAGAATGAGGATGAGGCCAAAATGTTTTACTCCAAG TCCTATCAATATGATCCGGACGTCTGCGCCAGATTACAAAACATTACTCAGCATGGCGTTATATGA